A genomic stretch from Oreochromis aureus strain Israel breed Guangdong linkage group 17, ZZ_aureus, whole genome shotgun sequence includes:
- the usp18 gene encoding ubl carboxyl-terminal hydrolase 18 isoform X2, which yields MGTLLSLRNGHGQQQHSGMRGLSNYCLSCCVNSLLQTFSATWEIAELLERWDAAGAKGDARNVALHLKRVLEAMRGDLPQPAPHRDFLHCLDQNSFRLNVQHDADEVFLSILNFIHQQMDNKVLAGEIQDLYKISVETNLQCLKCNSVQTETSYMLSLPLYVKEDDNSLEGCMNSFFEHQELRGINSCFCAHCGTKNPSRQGVKLLSLPRILCMNLKRFRNSRGSTRKLDCRVSFPETFDFSQSLQHVFSGNFAQNECRYTLYAVVVHCGYAMFGHYTAYVRHRENKCWYYADDSHVQQTTWEEVQRTYGGRQSRTAYMLMYRRDSEEWRPRPELSG from the exons atgggtacactgttgTCATTAAGaaatggacatggtcagcaacaacactcag GGATGAGAGGCCTCTCCAATTATTGTCTATCATGCTGTGTGAACAGCTTGCTGCAGACTTTCTCTGCTACCTGGGAAATAGCAGAACTGCTAGAAAG GTGGGATGCAGCTGGTGCGAAAGGAGATGCTCGTAATGTCGCGCTGCATCTAAAGAGAGTTCTTGAGGCCATGCGGGGTGACCTTCCTCAGCCCGCTCCACATCGTGACTTCCTCCACTGTCTGGACCAAAACAGCTTTCGAC TTAATGTGCAGCATGACGCAGATGAGGTGTTCCTCTCGATTCTCAACTTCATTCACCAGCAGATGGACAACAAAGTTCTG GCTGGGGAAATTCAGGATCTGTACAAGATTTCAGTGGAGACGAACCTGCAGTGTTTAAAGTGCAACTCCGTCCAAACCGAAACCAGCTACATGCTCAGCCTGCCGCTTTATGTAAAGGAGGATGACAACTCTCTG GAAGGCTGCATGAACTCCTTCTTCGAGCATCAGGAGCTCAGGGGCATAAACTCCTGCTTCTGTGCACACTGTGGAACTAAGAACCCATCCAGACAG GGTGTCAAACTCCTGTCACTGCCTCGTATCTTGTGCATGAACCTGAAGCGATTTCGGAACAGCCGCGGTTCCACCCGCAAACTTGACTGCAGGGTTTCTTTCCCAGAAACCTTTGATTTCTCCCAGAGTCTCCAACATGTGTTCTCCGGAAACTTTGCACAG aaTGAGTGCAGGTACACCTTGTACGCAGTGGTCGTGCACTGTGGTTATGCAATGTTTGGGCACTATACTGCTTACGTCCGCCACAGGGAGAACAAGTGCTGGTACTATGCAGATGATAGCCACGTACAGCAG ACTACCTGGGAAGAAGTGCAGAGAACATATGGAGGAAGACAGAG
- the usp18 gene encoding ubl carboxyl-terminal hydrolase 18 isoform X1 yields MSAGICYCFSRLTLVNHLFGMRGLSNYCLSCCVNSLLQTFSATWEIAELLERWDAAGAKGDARNVALHLKRVLEAMRGDLPQPAPHRDFLHCLDQNSFRLNVQHDADEVFLSILNFIHQQMDNKVLAGEIQDLYKISVETNLQCLKCNSVQTETSYMLSLPLYVKEDDNSLEGCMNSFFEHQELRGINSCFCAHCGTKNPSRQGVKLLSLPRILCMNLKRFRNSRGSTRKLDCRVSFPETFDFSQSLQHVFSGNFAQNECRYTLYAVVVHCGYAMFGHYTAYVRHRENKCWYYADDSHVQQTTWEEVQRTYGGRQSRTAYMLMYRRDSEEWRPRPELSG; encoded by the exons ATGTCTGCTGGGATCTGCTATTGCTTTTCTAGACTTACTCTAGTGAATCACTTATTTG GGATGAGAGGCCTCTCCAATTATTGTCTATCATGCTGTGTGAACAGCTTGCTGCAGACTTTCTCTGCTACCTGGGAAATAGCAGAACTGCTAGAAAG GTGGGATGCAGCTGGTGCGAAAGGAGATGCTCGTAATGTCGCGCTGCATCTAAAGAGAGTTCTTGAGGCCATGCGGGGTGACCTTCCTCAGCCCGCTCCACATCGTGACTTCCTCCACTGTCTGGACCAAAACAGCTTTCGAC TTAATGTGCAGCATGACGCAGATGAGGTGTTCCTCTCGATTCTCAACTTCATTCACCAGCAGATGGACAACAAAGTTCTG GCTGGGGAAATTCAGGATCTGTACAAGATTTCAGTGGAGACGAACCTGCAGTGTTTAAAGTGCAACTCCGTCCAAACCGAAACCAGCTACATGCTCAGCCTGCCGCTTTATGTAAAGGAGGATGACAACTCTCTG GAAGGCTGCATGAACTCCTTCTTCGAGCATCAGGAGCTCAGGGGCATAAACTCCTGCTTCTGTGCACACTGTGGAACTAAGAACCCATCCAGACAG GGTGTCAAACTCCTGTCACTGCCTCGTATCTTGTGCATGAACCTGAAGCGATTTCGGAACAGCCGCGGTTCCACCCGCAAACTTGACTGCAGGGTTTCTTTCCCAGAAACCTTTGATTTCTCCCAGAGTCTCCAACATGTGTTCTCCGGAAACTTTGCACAG aaTGAGTGCAGGTACACCTTGTACGCAGTGGTCGTGCACTGTGGTTATGCAATGTTTGGGCACTATACTGCTTACGTCCGCCACAGGGAGAACAAGTGCTGGTACTATGCAGATGATAGCCACGTACAGCAG ACTACCTGGGAAGAAGTGCAGAGAACATATGGAGGAAGACAGAG
- the pex26 gene encoding peroxisome assembly protein 26 gives MNSFQAASPPLSAAVTQMFNTLESAAEQMMVHRDFQAAFDTCLRGLESLDGLEPEDSRCAELKAGFCILGIQALAELNQWRDVLCWVLQQYEQEKIPAKIMQMCILLYSKVGEPAVMQEVTRAWLHYPSNSRATSFRTVAELYLLHILVPLREADEARELIRGELFSSAFTEEHRQTALDIIEEKERQNQDPPLNPRMSGSSDVTEHPVSSQGTLVHKLEAVIRFLYRKLLMIGSGSFPFRRIFLTAILLYMLFFRMDPALPSAFMWISKLLQLLKQMWNAMFAPYYQAVTQSKGL, from the exons ATGAACAGCTTCCAGGCCGCCAGCCCTCCGCTCTCTGCTGCTGTGACCCAGATGTTCAACACGCTGGAGTCGGCTGCAGAACAAATGATGGTGCACAGAGACTTCCAAGCGGCTTTTGACACATGTCTCAGAGGTCTGGAGAGTCTCGATGGCCTGGAGCCCGAGGACAGCAG ATGTGCAGAGCTCAAGGCTGGTTTCTGCATCTTAGGGATTCAGGCTCTGGCTGAGCTCAATCAGTGGCGTGATGTCCTCTGCTGGGTCCTGCAACAGTATGAGCAGGAGAAAATACCAGCGAAGATCATGCAGATGTG TATACTTCTTTACTCCAAGGTGGGTGAGCCTGCTGTAATGCAGGAGGTGACCAGAGCCTGGTTACACTACCCGTCCAACAGCAGGGCGACTAGCTTCAGGACCGTCGCAGAGCTGTACCTGCTGCATATCCTTGTGCCGCTGAGAGAAGCAGACGAGGCTCGGGAGCTGATCAGAGGCGAGCTTTTTAGCAGCGCCTTCACAGaagaacacagacagacagcgcTGGATATCATAGAAGAAAAAGAGCGACAAAATCAAGACCCTCCTCTAAATCCCAGGATGAGTGGAAGCTCTGACGTCACTGAACATCCTGTCTCATCCCAAG GTACTTTAGTCCATAAACTTGAGGCTGTGATCAGGTTTTTATACCGAAAACTCCTGATGATTGGTTCTGGCTCATTCCCTTTCCGGAGAATCTTTCTGACTGCCATCCTCCTCTACATGCTCTTTTTTCGGATGGATCCAG CTCTCCCGTCTGCGTTCATGTGGATTTCGAAACTTCTGCAGCTGCTCAAACAGATGTGGAACGCCATGTTTGCACCCTATTATCAGGCAGTCACTCAGAGCAAAGGACTGTAG
- the llph gene encoding protein LLP homolog, translated as MAKSLRSKWKRKMRAEKRKKNAPKELNRLKQALTLDKKGEVVMTDIQEIATVVPAEKIKKQADVNMEEAEPDDGKMDMDSKRNKKTLLDEHGQYPAWMSQRQAKKMRGKRLGKKGGKGKKKKNVAW; from the exons ATGGCAAAAAGCCTTCGGAGTAAATGGAAGCGAAAGATGCGGgcagagaagaggaagaagaatgcTCCAAAGGAGCTGAACCGTCTGAAACAAGCTCTGACCCTCGATAAGAAAGGAGAAGTCGTCATGACTGACATTCAGGAGATCGCCACAGTGGTGCCAGCTGAGAAGATAAAGAAGCAGGCCGACGTTAACATGGAGGAGGCAGAGCCTGATG aTGGGAAGATGGACATGGACAGCAAGCGCAACAAGAAAACTCTTCTGGATGAACATGGACAGTATCCGGCATGGATGAGCCAGCGGCAGGCCAAGAAAATGAGGGGCAAACGATTGGGAAAGAAAGGTGGCAagggcaagaagaagaagaatgttgCCTGGTAA